From the Salinimicrobium tongyeongense genome, one window contains:
- a CDS encoding LamG-like jellyroll fold domain-containing protein, whose product MKNLNIRIFGFLAFLFILAGCEREGIDPITRVEPGQDEGAPQVNIKYPQQGTVIKEASELSNITIDLEVEDDIEIQEIVVLVDGQEVETFTEFTDYRIALKKVTFEGLSMGEHTVTVRATDIEGKETVQTTTFSKEPPYTPVFENEIFYMAFDKSFMELIELEEPTQVGDPGFSDEAKEGTGSYEGAVDSYLTIPLAELEDEFTLAFWYKMDPATERAGILTATDDSDRNQGFRLFREPAGTDAQVVKLNVGTGESDIWNDGGTLSTVEPEWTHISVTVSPTGTAIYFNGVLVRATTLDNVAIDWTGVENLVIGSGLNFDGWGHNSDTSLIDELRIFDEAMTAEEVSLMVNPPSEDISLYLPFDGNYNEQVSGRSINVVGSPKFTQDAKEGSDAYLGADGAYLTFPSQNLLDEEFSATFWYKVNASPDRAGIISISAVNPEGANKNNLTKGFQLFREASGDSQRIKASVGTGNGNSWNDGGLIDPAAGEWVHIGFVITENKSRIYINGDLATEAPVTGGVDWTGADLVSVMSGAPRFVEWNHLSDQSAIDDLRFYRVALTEEEIEADMNN is encoded by the coding sequence ATGAAAAATTTAAATATAAGAATTTTCGGCTTTCTTGCCTTCTTGTTTATCCTGGCAGGTTGTGAGCGTGAAGGGATTGACCCAATCACCAGGGTAGAACCCGGGCAGGATGAAGGAGCTCCCCAGGTCAATATAAAATACCCCCAGCAGGGCACCGTGATTAAAGAAGCTTCAGAGCTTTCTAATATTACCATAGATCTTGAAGTTGAAGATGACATAGAGATCCAGGAGATCGTGGTTCTTGTAGATGGGCAGGAGGTAGAAACCTTTACCGAATTCACCGATTACCGTATAGCGCTCAAAAAAGTCACTTTTGAAGGGCTTTCAATGGGTGAGCATACAGTGACAGTTAGGGCTACAGATATTGAAGGTAAAGAAACCGTGCAAACCACAACCTTCAGCAAAGAACCTCCATATACGCCTGTTTTTGAAAACGAGATATTCTACATGGCTTTTGATAAAAGCTTTATGGAACTTATAGAGCTGGAAGAGCCCACTCAGGTTGGAGACCCGGGATTTTCAGATGAGGCCAAAGAAGGAACTGGCTCCTATGAGGGGGCTGTAGATTCTTACCTCACGATACCTCTTGCAGAGCTTGAAGATGAGTTCACTCTTGCATTCTGGTACAAGATGGATCCTGCCACAGAGAGAGCCGGAATTTTAACAGCGACCGATGACAGTGATAGAAATCAGGGCTTCAGGTTATTTAGAGAACCTGCTGGCACCGATGCCCAGGTAGTGAAGTTAAATGTAGGTACCGGTGAGAGTGATATCTGGAACGATGGCGGTACTCTTTCTACCGTAGAACCCGAATGGACGCATATTTCCGTTACGGTTTCCCCAACAGGAACAGCAATTTATTTTAATGGCGTTCTCGTAAGAGCCACTACGCTTGATAATGTTGCTATAGATTGGACAGGGGTTGAAAACCTTGTGATAGGCTCAGGGTTAAACTTCGATGGTTGGGGCCATAATTCAGATACAAGTCTTATCGATGAATTAAGGATCTTTGATGAGGCAATGACTGCGGAAGAAGTAAGCCTGATGGTGAACCCTCCTTCCGAAGATATATCCCTTTACCTGCCTTTTGACGGAAATTACAACGAACAGGTCTCCGGCCGAAGCATTAATGTGGTTGGGTCTCCTAAGTTCACACAAGATGCCAAAGAAGGAAGTGATGCTTATCTAGGGGCCGATGGCGCTTATTTGACCTTCCCTTCACAAAATCTTTTAGACGAAGAGTTCAGTGCTACTTTCTGGTACAAGGTCAATGCCAGCCCAGATCGTGCGGGTATAATTTCCATTAGCGCCGTAAATCCTGAAGGGGCTAATAAAAACAACCTCACCAAAGGCTTCCAGTTATTTAGGGAAGCATCTGGCGACAGTCAGCGAATTAAGGCAAGTGTTGGAACCGGGAACGGGAATAGCTGGAATGACGGCGGATTGATAGATCCGGCGGCCGGGGAATGGGTGCATATCGGATTTGTGATTACCGAAAACAAAAGCAGGATCTACATCAATGGAGATCTTGCAACCGAAGCTCCCGTTACCGGAGGGGTTGACTGGACCGGTGCCGATCTTGTTTCGGTAATGTCTGGTGCTCCGCGTTTCGTGGAATGGAACCACCTTTCAGATCAAAGTGCTATAGACGACCTGCGTTTCTACCGGGTTGCTCTAACAGAAGAGGAAATCGAAGCCGATATGAATAATTGA
- a CDS encoding polyprenyl synthetase family protein has product MKVISKIKLPVEKEMELFEKKFTQSMSSKVALLNRITHFIVNRKGKQMRPMFVFLVAKMVAEGKVNERTYRGASVIELIHTATLVHDDVVDDSNRRRGFFSINALWKNKIAVLVGDYLLSKGLLLSIDNNDFDLLKIISVAVREMSEGELLQIEKARRLDITEDIYYEIIRQKTATLIAACCSLGAASVLPDSKEVEKMRRFGELIGMAFQIKDDLFDYGNERIGKPTGIDIKEQKMTLPLIHVLNKVSAREKSWLINSVKNHNKDGKRVKEIIEFVKNNGGLTYAVSRMQAFQQEALAVLEEYPPSPYKDSLMLMVNYVIERKK; this is encoded by the coding sequence ATGAAGGTAATTTCTAAAATAAAGCTGCCGGTAGAGAAGGAGATGGAACTTTTTGAAAAAAAGTTCACTCAGTCGATGTCTTCAAAAGTTGCGCTTCTAAACAGGATCACTCACTTTATTGTTAACCGAAAGGGCAAACAGATGCGCCCTATGTTTGTTTTTCTCGTAGCCAAAATGGTTGCTGAAGGAAAAGTCAACGAACGTACCTACAGAGGGGCTTCGGTAATTGAGTTGATCCACACTGCCACACTGGTCCACGACGATGTAGTGGACGATTCCAACCGGCGTCGCGGTTTTTTTTCCATCAATGCCCTGTGGAAAAATAAAATTGCCGTTCTGGTGGGGGATTACCTGCTTTCCAAAGGACTATTACTTTCTATAGACAACAATGATTTTGACCTTTTAAAGATCATTTCGGTTGCTGTGCGGGAAATGAGTGAAGGCGAATTGCTGCAAATTGAAAAAGCCCGTCGCCTCGATATTACCGAAGATATCTACTACGAGATCATACGTCAAAAAACCGCTACTTTAATAGCGGCCTGCTGCAGCCTTGGAGCAGCCTCTGTGCTACCCGATTCTAAGGAGGTGGAAAAAATGAGGCGGTTTGGTGAGCTTATAGGAATGGCTTTTCAGATTAAAGATGATCTTTTTGACTATGGCAATGAACGCATAGGCAAACCCACGGGAATCGATATTAAAGAGCAGAAAATGACCCTGCCCCTAATCCATGTGCTAAATAAAGTTTCTGCCCGTGAAAAGTCCTGGCTTATAAATTCGGTAAAGAATCATAACAAAGATGGGAAACGGGTTAAGGAAATTATTGAATTTGTAAAGAACAATGGCGGACTCACCTACGCCGTATCCAGAATGCAGGCATTTCAACAGGAAGCCCTCGCCGTGCTCGAAGAATATCCTCCTTCCCCGTACAAAGATTCTTTAATGCTTATGGTGAATTACGTCATTGAACGTAAAAAGTAA
- a CDS encoding helix-turn-helix and ligand-binding sensor domain-containing protein, with protein sequence MEIFRFNVLITILLFFSFTTAQQLSPPIHNYSSFNYKAASQNWDIALDEKGIIYAANNQGLLCFDGQRWELFPLASGSVIRSVLPHEGKVFTGSYREFGFWERDSKGEMCYTSLIPLLGDYELQSEEFWEIIAHKNAIYFRSFGAVYRYENDKIVPVQRVNVNQMEVFNDRLVVATGESGLVYLNASGEMEPLPNQEVIGNEVVRELIVHGDELLIGLSDGICLFDGMNMRKLVNNKLQQELQQYELNHVLSLSPTEIVIGTLKNGIIQFDQASGKISSYNRWDGLQNNTVLAMAQNKAKVWLGLDNGIDVVDVYSPFRFFTDESGELGSVYDLNFNGKDLYLASNTGVFRLFDDQMKLLEGAEGHSWNLEVEDGVMYSNHNNGTFKIVNDRFVPVDERTGSFQILKNGPGNFLIGNYTGIDLYNEATGEVRRLKGINFPVKQMLVENPSTLWATDAYEGIYRIGLASESDSITSVKKVNAGSAGGSQEAELYRVNNQIVAFTNGKWYHYNPFTQNLEVLKEWQEYEGKRLLGQDGEFFWFMDSDKNLLTITDFKEDKILVTAGMLNKRTVKKNERLIKLNDSIYYITLHDGFARLNLKELRQFRTREYLSSPMVQKMYDGSGYYDLSETPHIPSKNAREITILAGLPVSDAVGMEYELLGTNTPPVRGEVQEGKLQFQNLPYDEYELRLTAVGSQQKASVFSVFRFVVDPPWYLKDYMKFLYLLSLLMLVVLIYYVNKLKLQQHRRLLKIRYQKEHEEKMNKLEKEQLINEINMKRKELANTTMIAAKKNEVLMQIQGELNKDKTKFSNQYRLKHIMNKINNAVKNDDEWKVFETNFNELHEDFFRDLLSKYPKLSNRDLKLCAYLKMNLTSKEIAPLMGISVRGVEVHRYRLRKKINVDTSENLTNWLIANF encoded by the coding sequence ATGGAAATATTTCGTTTTAATGTGTTGATAACCATACTTTTATTCTTTTCATTTACTACAGCACAACAGCTTTCCCCACCTATACATAATTATTCTTCCTTTAATTATAAAGCTGCCAGTCAAAACTGGGATATTGCTCTTGATGAAAAGGGGATAATCTATGCGGCAAACAATCAGGGGCTGCTTTGTTTTGACGGCCAACGCTGGGAGTTATTTCCCCTGGCAAGTGGTTCGGTAATCCGGTCGGTTCTTCCTCATGAAGGGAAAGTTTTTACAGGTTCTTACAGGGAATTTGGTTTTTGGGAAAGGGATTCAAAAGGGGAGATGTGTTATACCTCCCTCATTCCGCTCCTGGGAGATTATGAGCTGCAGAGTGAAGAATTTTGGGAGATCATAGCTCACAAAAATGCCATTTATTTCAGGTCTTTTGGAGCCGTTTATCGTTATGAGAACGATAAAATAGTTCCGGTTCAAAGGGTCAATGTCAACCAGATGGAGGTTTTTAACGACAGGTTGGTTGTGGCAACCGGTGAGTCAGGGCTTGTTTATTTGAATGCATCGGGAGAAATGGAGCCTCTGCCCAATCAGGAAGTGATTGGGAATGAAGTTGTGAGGGAACTAATTGTTCATGGTGACGAACTGTTGATTGGCTTAAGTGACGGGATTTGCCTTTTTGATGGTATGAACATGCGAAAGCTTGTTAACAACAAGCTTCAGCAGGAGCTGCAACAGTATGAGCTCAATCACGTTTTGTCGCTTTCTCCCACTGAAATAGTTATAGGAACCCTTAAAAATGGCATAATTCAGTTTGATCAGGCTTCCGGCAAAATCTCGTCTTATAATCGGTGGGATGGGCTTCAGAATAATACTGTACTTGCCATGGCACAGAACAAGGCTAAGGTTTGGCTGGGGTTGGACAATGGTATAGATGTGGTTGATGTATATTCTCCTTTCAGGTTTTTTACTGATGAAAGTGGGGAATTAGGGTCGGTTTACGATCTGAATTTTAATGGTAAGGACCTTTACCTGGCCAGTAATACCGGCGTTTTCAGGCTTTTCGATGATCAGATGAAGCTTTTGGAAGGGGCCGAAGGCCATTCCTGGAATCTTGAGGTGGAGGATGGGGTAATGTACAGTAACCATAATAATGGCACCTTCAAAATTGTAAATGATCGTTTTGTGCCGGTTGATGAACGCACAGGAAGTTTCCAGATCCTGAAGAATGGCCCGGGGAACTTTCTCATCGGGAATTATACCGGTATAGACCTTTACAATGAGGCTACCGGAGAAGTGCGTCGGCTTAAAGGGATTAATTTTCCTGTAAAACAGATGCTGGTTGAGAACCCTTCTACCCTGTGGGCAACTGATGCTTATGAAGGTATTTACAGGATTGGACTTGCTTCGGAAAGCGACAGCATCACTTCTGTGAAAAAAGTTAATGCCGGTTCTGCTGGGGGCAGTCAGGAGGCTGAACTTTACCGGGTGAACAACCAGATCGTGGCCTTTACCAATGGGAAGTGGTATCATTATAATCCTTTTACCCAAAATCTGGAAGTATTGAAGGAGTGGCAGGAGTATGAGGGTAAAAGGCTGCTGGGGCAGGATGGTGAATTTTTCTGGTTCATGGATTCCGATAAGAATCTACTTACCATTACCGATTTTAAAGAGGATAAGATCCTGGTGACTGCAGGGATGCTGAATAAACGAACGGTAAAGAAAAATGAGCGGCTCATCAAGCTCAACGATTCCATTTACTATATTACCCTGCATGATGGTTTTGCCCGGCTTAACCTGAAGGAGTTAAGGCAGTTTAGGACTCGTGAATACTTGAGTTCCCCCATGGTGCAAAAAATGTATGATGGTTCTGGTTATTATGATCTTAGCGAAACGCCGCATATTCCCAGTAAAAATGCGAGAGAAATAACCATTCTTGCAGGTTTACCGGTTTCAGATGCTGTGGGTATGGAGTATGAACTGCTTGGCACAAATACGCCCCCCGTGAGGGGAGAAGTGCAGGAAGGAAAGCTGCAGTTCCAAAATTTGCCTTACGATGAGTACGAGCTCAGGTTAACGGCCGTGGGTTCCCAGCAGAAGGCTTCGGTATTTAGCGTATTCAGGTTTGTGGTAGATCCGCCCTGGTATTTAAAAGATTATATGAAATTCCTGTACCTGCTTTCTTTACTGATGCTCGTGGTGCTTATCTATTATGTAAATAAACTGAAACTTCAGCAGCACCGCCGTCTTCTTAAGATCAGGTACCAAAAGGAGCATGAAGAAAAAATGAATAAGCTCGAAAAGGAACAGCTCATTAATGAAATAAATATGAAGCGGAAAGAACTGGCGAACACCACCATGATTGCCGCTAAGAAAAATGAAGTGCTTATGCAAATACAGGGGGAACTGAATAAGGACAAAACCAAATTCTCAAACCAGTACAGGCTTAAACACATTATGAATAAGATCAATAATGCGGTTAAGAATGACGACGAGTGGAAGGTCTTTGAAACAAATTTTAATGAACTGCACGAAGATTTCTTCAGGGATCTTCTTAGTAAATATCCAAAACTGAGTAACAGGGACCTTAAACTTTGCGCCTACCTTAAGATGAACCTTACTTCAAAAGAGATTGCGCCGTTAATGGGTATAAGCGTGAGAGGGGTTGAAGTACATCGATACAGGCTTAGAAAAAAGATCAATGTAGACACTTCAGAAAACCTTACCAACTGGCTAATTGCTAATTTTTAA
- a CDS encoding SusC/RagA family TonB-linked outer membrane protein, whose protein sequence is MKIKLLLTFLALLFCGIGFAQQPKTITGTIVGPDGMPLPGAEVKVIGKNIFDITDFDGNFALEGVVEGDTFRITFLGFKPQELPVVGANDYQITLEEDAAALDEVVVVGYGTQRKADLTGSIVTVESEEIEKTPTSNVMQSLQGKVAGVQITSVGSPGNSPNVRVRGLGTYTSGTNVLYVVDGALYDNIDFLSTKDIKSINVLKDASSSAIYGVRAANGVIIVETKSGRINQKPQFEYDGYTGVQRAQDVVKMANAEQFTTMVYESGSQADIQFVLNAMQRFGRSRVNPNVPDVNTDWYDEILREGLIQSHSIGVSGGGDNVTYSVGANYFAQEGILDMKNEYERFNIRSKMDVDITDRFKTSVNMVFSNATQFQPDNAAWFNAYFAVPILPVFDPLNTAASPVRYANAQLLGYRNTQNPLPITRFNEDRLKIRKLLATMDFQYEIIEDKLDLKTTYSHNFSALEERYVNLPYTLGNNYEVQSSIKRENNTFSNQYWDNVLTYKDQIGDHRFTAMVGTSFRDEASNEFEATGERIRGIGLESSWYLNFADPESFNNNVEEIGKRYYGMSYFGRVSYSFMDRYLLYGTYRADGSSKFTLDPWGYFPSVGLGWVISEENFMDNVGVIDFLKLRAAWGKLGNDNVAASAGSNTIDVVSAPFGDNPRTGIVSTSVFSNNTWEVIEELNFGVDLEVLENRLSLTADYYIRDTENAILPVYIPIVDKSIERNSGVIRNQGLEFSGNYFGEIGEDFEFSIGANFTTLKNEATQIEDERGYIDSGSAEFRQRTIEGGPLFGFYGYERVGVYQNQAQIDADPIAVNNNLVPGDLIYRDQNNDGMITDEDRVVLGSFLPDFTYGGNISMNYKAFDFSMSFYGQAGNKILNRRRGEIIFTNDTNMDADLAINRWHGEGTSNIYPSAAGMRKAWNQRLSDFWVEDGDFFRIQTMQLGYTVEQEDFPWMRVYVTAERPFSFFDYNGFTPEVPDGVDRQTYPVPSIYTVGINVKF, encoded by the coding sequence ATGAAAATTAAATTATTACTCACATTTTTGGCGCTCCTGTTCTGCGGAATTGGATTTGCCCAACAACCAAAAACTATTACGGGTACCATTGTTGGGCCCGATGGTATGCCTTTACCGGGTGCAGAGGTGAAGGTGATTGGTAAGAATATTTTTGATATTACCGATTTCGATGGAAATTTTGCTCTTGAAGGAGTGGTTGAAGGTGATACCTTCAGAATTACTTTTTTAGGATTTAAGCCTCAGGAATTACCTGTGGTTGGGGCGAATGATTATCAGATAACTTTAGAAGAAGACGCCGCTGCTTTAGATGAAGTCGTGGTGGTGGGATACGGTACCCAGCGAAAAGCCGATCTTACCGGTTCAATTGTTACCGTAGAGTCTGAAGAAATTGAAAAAACGCCCACTTCAAACGTCATGCAGTCCTTACAGGGAAAAGTGGCAGGGGTGCAAATTACCTCTGTTGGATCTCCGGGTAATTCGCCCAACGTGAGGGTGAGGGGTCTTGGTACCTACACAAGTGGTACCAATGTGCTTTATGTAGTTGATGGTGCCCTTTATGACAATATTGACTTCTTAAGCACAAAAGACATCAAATCTATCAACGTGTTAAAAGATGCATCCTCTTCAGCCATTTACGGGGTAAGGGCTGCAAACGGGGTTATTATTGTGGAGACCAAATCTGGGCGTATAAACCAGAAACCTCAGTTTGAATACGACGGTTATACCGGGGTGCAGAGAGCTCAGGACGTTGTGAAAATGGCTAATGCCGAACAGTTCACCACCATGGTTTACGAATCGGGGTCACAGGCAGATATCCAGTTCGTTCTTAATGCCATGCAACGCTTTGGGCGCAGCAGGGTTAACCCCAATGTTCCCGATGTGAATACCGACTGGTATGATGAGATTTTAAGAGAAGGCCTTATTCAAAGCCACAGTATTGGTGTTTCGGGTGGGGGAGATAATGTAACCTATTCGGTTGGTGCCAATTATTTTGCTCAGGAAGGTATCCTCGATATGAAGAACGAGTATGAAAGGTTTAACATTCGTTCTAAAATGGATGTGGATATTACCGACAGGTTCAAAACCAGTGTGAACATGGTATTTAGTAATGCCACCCAGTTTCAGCCCGATAATGCTGCCTGGTTCAATGCATATTTCGCGGTACCCATACTTCCGGTTTTTGACCCTCTCAACACTGCAGCTTCACCTGTGAGATATGCTAATGCCCAGCTTTTGGGCTACCGGAACACCCAAAACCCGCTTCCAATCACAAGATTTAATGAAGATCGTCTTAAGATCAGGAAGCTGTTGGCTACTATGGATTTTCAGTATGAGATCATTGAAGATAAGCTGGATTTAAAAACCACTTACAGCCATAACTTCTCTGCATTGGAAGAACGTTATGTCAACCTCCCATATACTCTGGGTAATAACTATGAAGTTCAGTCTTCAATTAAAAGGGAAAACAACACTTTCTCCAACCAGTATTGGGATAACGTCTTAACTTACAAAGACCAGATTGGAGACCACAGGTTTACAGCCATGGTGGGTACTTCCTTTAGAGATGAGGCTTCAAATGAATTTGAGGCAACAGGTGAAAGAATTAGGGGGATAGGCCTGGAATCAAGCTGGTACCTGAATTTTGCCGATCCGGAATCTTTCAATAATAACGTGGAAGAAATAGGAAAAAGATATTACGGAATGTCCTATTTTGGAAGGGTTTCCTACAGCTTTATGGACAGGTACCTGCTCTATGGAACCTACAGAGCCGACGGATCTTCGAAATTTACACTTGATCCATGGGGATATTTCCCTTCCGTTGGTTTAGGATGGGTAATTTCCGAAGAAAATTTTATGGATAATGTAGGCGTTATAGATTTTCTGAAATTACGTGCTGCCTGGGGTAAACTTGGTAATGACAATGTTGCTGCCAGCGCCGGTTCCAATACTATTGATGTTGTTTCTGCGCCCTTTGGCGATAACCCGCGCACCGGGATCGTCTCTACCAGTGTTTTCTCCAACAATACCTGGGAGGTCATAGAAGAACTTAATTTTGGGGTTGATCTTGAAGTTCTGGAAAACAGGCTGTCTCTTACTGCCGATTATTACATCAGGGATACCGAAAATGCCATTCTTCCGGTTTATATTCCTATTGTAGACAAAAGCATAGAGAGAAATTCTGGAGTAATCAGAAACCAGGGTCTTGAATTCAGCGGTAACTACTTTGGTGAGATTGGAGAAGATTTTGAATTTTCTATAGGAGCAAACTTCACCACCCTTAAAAATGAAGCTACCCAAATTGAAGACGAGAGAGGATACATAGATTCCGGCTCGGCAGAATTCCGCCAGAGAACTATTGAAGGTGGTCCTCTTTTTGGGTTTTACGGCTATGAAAGAGTAGGGGTTTACCAAAATCAGGCGCAAATTGATGCCGATCCTATTGCAGTAAATAACAACCTGGTTCCCGGAGATCTTATTTACAGAGATCAAAACAACGACGGAATGATTACCGATGAAGACAGGGTGGTATTAGGATCATTCCTGCCCGACTTCACTTACGGAGGTAATATTTCGATGAACTACAAAGCTTTCGATTTTTCCATGAGCTTTTACGGACAGGCAGGGAATAAGATCCTTAACAGAAGAAGGGGGGAAATTATTTTCACCAATGATACCAATATGGATGCCGACCTGGCCATTAACAGATGGCATGGGGAAGGCACAAGCAATATCTACCCTTCTGCTGCCGGGATGCGCAAGGCATGGAACCAGCGCCTAAGTGACTTTTGGGTTGAGGATGGAGATTTCTTCAGAATTCAAACCATGCAGCTCGGCTATACCGTAGAACAGGAAGATTTCCCATGGATGCGGGTTTATGTTACCGCTGAAAGGCCTTTCTCTTTCTTCGACTATAACGGATTTACTCCTGAAGTGCCCGATGGTGTAGATAGACAAACCTATCCGGTGCCATCAATCTATACAGTGGGAATAAATGTTAAATTTTAA
- a CDS encoding RagB/SusD family nutrient uptake outer membrane protein, producing the protein MKTSKNILIHLSVLVLALAVSSCSDKLDTQEGQLNTGDIDYTDASQMIDPLIGAYYEISSLGWEEPLLLGVRGDDVNSGGLGDQPLYTETDLFNYDKDFWMYNQVWNSHYNDIINMNTAILQIENFMEYANETDFARGEQYIAEIKVIRAWLHFNLARNWEDIFIITSNQPEAELEQGVATKDQVMQFISSEMEEVIPLLPDARPNQRTDLPGGITRYTAYAMKALAEQELQNYQAVAEATGAIINSGLFSLYPDFYQLFKKPGELSNESLLELQYSDYGSESGEAFYHLYAPFGPQNWDPARENAEAGWGFYEPSNKFIGFMIDRNETVRLETSVLFTPEGIAELQAEGYTIPSFVSNVTPSDDVINNYVRADFASGKHYLPSVQLTDGRNNYGAGKNFIVIRYAEILLMYAEAVTRGASATAIPADEAVNLVRERADMPALSGVTTEQVLDEKFAELAMEWGIRYYDMIRLDKYQELSYDGRTFTAADEYLPYPQAQVDALPLEATNVDTNTALNDVLSTLNR; encoded by the coding sequence ATGAAAACTTCAAAAAATATATTAATCCATCTTTCTGTACTGGTTTTGGCACTGGCAGTAAGCTCCTGTTCCGATAAACTCGATACGCAGGAAGGTCAGCTCAATACGGGAGACATTGATTACACCGATGCCAGCCAGATGATAGACCCTTTAATTGGCGCCTATTATGAAATTAGCAGTCTTGGCTGGGAAGAGCCTTTGCTGCTGGGAGTGCGCGGTGATGATGTGAATTCGGGAGGTCTGGGTGACCAGCCTCTTTATACCGAAACCGATCTTTTCAATTACGACAAAGATTTCTGGATGTACAACCAGGTTTGGAATTCCCATTACAATGACATCATCAACATGAATACTGCAATTTTGCAGATAGAAAACTTCATGGAATATGCCAATGAAACAGATTTTGCCCGTGGCGAACAGTACATTGCCGAAATCAAGGTAATACGGGCCTGGCTTCATTTCAACCTGGCCAGGAACTGGGAAGACATTTTCATTATTACTTCAAATCAGCCTGAAGCCGAACTGGAGCAGGGAGTTGCGACAAAAGATCAAGTGATGCAGTTTATCTCCAGTGAAATGGAGGAGGTGATACCGCTTCTTCCGGATGCAAGACCAAATCAACGTACAGACCTGCCGGGAGGAATTACCCGTTACACCGCTTATGCTATGAAAGCCCTCGCTGAACAGGAACTTCAGAATTACCAGGCCGTGGCCGAGGCTACAGGGGCTATCATAAATTCAGGTTTGTTTTCTCTTTACCCAGATTTTTATCAGCTGTTTAAGAAGCCGGGAGAATTGAGCAATGAAAGCTTACTTGAGCTTCAATATTCAGATTATGGCTCTGAGTCGGGAGAGGCTTTCTACCATCTCTATGCGCCTTTCGGGCCACAAAACTGGGATCCTGCGAGAGAGAATGCCGAAGCAGGATGGGGCTTCTATGAGCCAAGCAACAAGTTCATTGGCTTTATGATTGACAGGAATGAAACCGTACGTCTTGAAACCAGCGTGTTGTTCACTCCCGAAGGAATCGCAGAACTGCAGGCAGAGGGCTATACCATCCCTTCGTTTGTTAGCAATGTGACACCTTCCGATGATGTGATCAACAACTATGTAAGAGCAGATTTTGCCAGCGGAAAACATTATTTACCATCTGTACAGCTTACCGATGGGCGTAATAATTACGGGGCCGGTAAGAACTTTATCGTGATAAGATATGCCGAAATCCTGCTCATGTATGCCGAAGCAGTGACCAGGGGCGCAAGCGCTACCGCAATTCCTGCCGATGAGGCCGTAAACCTGGTGAGGGAACGTGCAGATATGCCGGCACTTTCAGGCGTTACTACTGAACAGGTGCTCGATGAAAAATTTGCCGAACTCGCCATGGAATGGGGAATAAGGTATTACGATATGATTCGTCTTGACAAATACCAGGAACTAAGCTACGATGGCAGAACATTCACCGCCGCAGATGAGTACCTGCCTTATCCACAGGCACAGGTTGACGCCTTGCCTTTAGAAGCTACCAACGTAGATACTAATACGGCACTTAATGATGTATTATCAACTTTAAACAGGTAA